The Clostridium bornimense genome includes a region encoding these proteins:
- a CDS encoding ABC transporter ATP-binding protein has translation MLKKLQHRYALSEKGAKDMVKAFCCCVISNLALMFPVGLLYNLVSDIMNEGTLSGRFTFYIIGSILCLLLIAVTTYLQYNATFLATYVESGVRRISLAEKLRKLPLSFFGKKDLSDLTSTIMADCSTMETASSHWIPELIGSLISTVIIAISLFFFDWRMALASLWVLPISVAIVLLSSKVQYNLGKRHMKLKMDCADGIQECLETIRDLKSNNAEKEYLDGLDRKIKAVEKHSIVNELGTAVFVASAQMILKLGIVTTTLVGGILLQNGTLNILTFFMFLLVVSRIYDPMQMSLQNLAAIISTKVQCERMNEILEHPVQSGAMSLCNNGCDITFKNVGFSYDDRETVLSDVSFTAKQGEVTALIGPSGGGKTTVSRLATRFWDITKGKITVGGMDISKIDPETLLSLYSIVFQDVTLFNNTVMENIRIGRKDATDKEVLEAARYAHCDEFVEKLPQRYNTMIGENGSELSGGERQRISIARAFLKNAPIILLDEATASLDVDNETLIQESISKLIKDKTVMIIAHRMRTVAAADKIVVLKDGVVAQQGTPDKLINEDGIYRNMVMLQAESGNWKMN, from the coding sequence ATGCTTAAAAAATTACAACATAGATATGCACTTTCGGAAAAAGGTGCCAAGGATATGGTAAAGGCATTTTGTTGCTGTGTTATATCGAATCTTGCACTGATGTTTCCGGTAGGTTTGTTATATAATCTTGTTTCTGACATTATGAATGAAGGAACTTTATCAGGACGATTTACTTTTTATATTATTGGTTCTATTCTTTGTTTATTATTAATAGCAGTCACAACTTATCTTCAATATAATGCAACATTTCTTGCAACTTATGTAGAAAGTGGTGTACGAAGAATAAGTCTTGCAGAAAAGTTACGTAAACTTCCATTGTCTTTCTTTGGTAAGAAGGATCTTTCTGATTTGACTAGTACTATTATGGCAGATTGTTCAACTATGGAGACAGCTTCATCACACTGGATTCCAGAACTTATAGGATCTCTGATTTCAACAGTGATTATAGCCATTAGTTTATTCTTTTTTGACTGGAGAATGGCACTTGCTTCTCTTTGGGTACTTCCAATTTCTGTTGCTATCGTGTTATTATCATCAAAAGTACAATATAATCTTGGAAAAAGACATATGAAATTAAAAATGGATTGTGCTGATGGTATTCAGGAATGTCTTGAAACGATAAGAGATTTAAAATCCAACAATGCAGAAAAGGAATATCTTGATGGACTTGATAGAAAAATCAAGGCAGTGGAAAAACATTCAATAGTAAATGAACTAGGTACCGCTGTTTTTGTAGCTTCTGCACAGATGATTTTAAAGCTAGGAATTGTTACAACTACTCTTGTAGGCGGAATTTTGCTGCAAAATGGAACACTTAATATACTGACTTTCTTTATGTTTCTGTTAGTAGTATCAAGGATTTATGATCCAATGCAAATGTCTCTACAAAATTTAGCAGCTATCATTTCAACGAAGGTTCAGTGTGAACGTATGAATGAGATTTTGGAGCATCCAGTTCAATCAGGAGCTATGTCACTTTGTAATAATGGATGTGATATTACATTTAAAAATGTAGGTTTTTCTTATGATGATAGGGAAACAGTACTTTCTGATGTTTCATTTACTGCAAAGCAAGGTGAAGTAACTGCACTGATTGGTCCATCTGGAGGTGGTAAAACAACTGTATCTCGACTTGCAACGAGATTTTGGGATATTACTAAAGGAAAAATTACTGTTGGAGGGATGGATATTTCCAAGATTGATCCGGAAACATTGTTATCTCTTTATTCAATTGTTTTTCAGGATGTTACACTTTTTAACAATACAGTTATGGAAAATATTCGTATTGGACGTAAGGATGCTACAGATAAGGAAGTGTTGGAAGCTGCAAGATATGCTCATTGTGATGAGTTTGTAGAGAAATTACCACAAAGATATAATACGATGATTGGTGAAAATGGTTCAGAACTTTCAGGGGGAGAGCGTCAAAGGATTTCTATTGCTAGAGCATTTCTTAAAAATGCGCCTATTATTCTTTTGGATGAAGCTACAGCGTCTCTTGATGTGGACAATGAAACATTGATTCAGGAATCAATTTCAAAGTTGATCAAGGATAAAACTGTGATGATTATTGCACATCGTATGCGTACAGTAGCAGCAGCAGATAAAATAGTAGTACTTAAAGATGGTGTGGTAGCACAACAAGGAACACCAGATAAGCTTATAAATGAGGATGGAATATATAGAAATATGGTTATGTTACAGGCTGAATCTGGGAACTGGAAGATGAATTAG